The following nucleotide sequence is from Hylaeus volcanicus isolate JK05 chromosome 3, UHH_iyHylVolc1.0_haploid, whole genome shotgun sequence.
GCGATAAAGACAATGGAACATCGCGACTAGCAATAACAATTCGTATTTGTGTTTTCCGTTTGGTTAACGTCCACGTACGTATTTCCTTGGAACAATTCCGTGCGCGCGATGTTTGCGATCGTACGAACGCGCCTTCCTTTGGGAAACGAAAAGTCGAACCGCTTGTTTGCACGGGACGCGTGCACAAAACGTTTAAACGCGTGTTAAACAAACGGAAGCTCGTTTAAACGACAGTTAGCGGACCGTTAGTCACGGTTAAGTGATCAAACATTGACACCCGATATCTCCGATCACCCTCTCGATTATTATCGATACCATCGTCTCATGAAATTCGTTTCCCTGTTTCAGGGAACAAGCACTtttcgaaagagaaagataagaaaaatatagcgaaggttaatttttttaagacgAACAAATATTCTATGCTCCCAATGGTTGGCAGCCATGCGAAAAGGATAATTGCAAAGAGAAACGGAACGATTCCCGGTGAAAAACGAATTAGTTTTCCGTACGGAGCTTTATTGATTAAGTAATCTTAATACATCGCTGGGCCGCAATGTACCATAAAGAGAGCGGAACCGGAAACGATCCATTCTTAGCGGGGAATATGCTTTGTCGGTGGTCGCTCGCCGCTCGGAATTTCTGCTTTGATTAATCTTCCTCGACTTTTTCCGTCCGCAAAGACTTATCATCTCGAGCGATGCACGCTATCTGGCAACATTCCAGTACGCTTTGCACTCAGCTTCGCCTTTTGAGATTCATCGGACAATGCCATTTTCTAAGCGCCAAGAGATCCCTGCTTTGGGACAGAATTTTCGGTAACTCTATTTTCCGCAACTCTAAGATAATGGATATCTAGTTTCCTATCCAAATTACGCGGAGAAGATGGAGAAGCGTCGAGCGACGAATTCGGCTAGTTAATCGGGAGACTCTCGACCACCTCGAATCGGTTGTTGGACCGTTTGACATCCGTAGGTTCTTTTCAAACTCCTAGCAACACAATGGGCCGTCGGTCAGAAAATTCTCGggattgaaaaagtttcgacGAATTTCTTTCTCCCCTCGGACATTCAGATTTCCGTCGGATGCACCGAGAGAAGTCTGATCGAACAAATACTAAACGCGCCTTTGGGGCGATCGTCCTAcgagaaaaagtttcttccactCTCTCTCTGTATAGGTTGCTCAATCCTCGAAAACAAACGCGCCTGACAGAGATAATTACACGATTTCTCGAAAAAATATGAACGAAAATTCCTCGTTTTAATATAGAGATTGTCGATAAAGACACAGGCTGAAAAGGAGCACGCAACGCGGGCGTGGAATCGATATCAATTAGGATGCTTCTTCCGGTCACGTGTCGTCGCACCCCGGTATAATATTGGCACGTGTCGTActgttacttttaaaaaacgtTGATAAAGAAGGAAGGTCGTTTCCGGTTCCGACAATGGTACCTACACTGCGTTTCAACTGGATCACACGACCCGAAGGGTTATCAGAAGTGGAATGCATCCCTGCTGGCCTATCCACCATCCGTCCGCATAATTATCGACTTCCTCTCCTGTCGTTGCTGTCTACGCTAGCACGTTGCACTTGTACATACGTTACGGTGCACCCCTTGCTTGGACTTGTTGCAAATTtggtaattgtattttttaaacactcGTATTCCTCTCTAATGTTTCCTTCTTCGAAGGAATGACTTACTTTTCTGTCTCTCTCTAAATTCGTACCATTTGCAATCGTAGAGCATGTTCTCGTTTCGTTAAGATAAGTCCGCCAATGGTGGTCTAGCAGAAAACAGTCGACAGAGGGTTAACGTATGCAAGGACTAGAGGGTTAAAAGAGTCCACGCAAACATCTCATACATTACACGAAATTTCCACCCCACGGAAACCAGCCAATAAAACACCCCCGGAACACGGGTGTCGTCCACTCACCCTCTTCGCTCTGACCCGTAACTGCATTGTCGaacttttttcgttttttttccatccctTTCTCTCCGCCTTTGACGCCGTTGTCCATCCACGCTCCCTTTCCCTCGCGCAATTTtgcttttctcttttttcctcgATTCTCGAAGTGCGCGTACACCCCCTCGATTACATTCGGAAATATTAGGGGACGTCCCGCCGTTCGACAAactatcaatttattttctctcatTGATCGGGACCCCGCGACGTTGCTCTGCCCCAtgctttttttctcgtttctgcGCGACGTCTTCTGCTTTGTCCTTGGAGAGATACGTCCTCGATTCTTCAATGAGTAGCCCGCGCGTCTTCCGAACTCTTCTTGTTCGTACAGCGAGCATTTTACGCATTTTAAGAGTCGTGGTTGAGCGTAGACGTCGGCCGAACGAGCACTTCCTTCGTTGCCCGGAGAAAGTCGACGGACTATGTCCAAATCTCTACAGATTACGGCTGGTCATATAAATCACGAGTTTGCAGCCGGGTTGAATGTTATCTCGCGCTTCCGGTTCGGCGCACCGAGGTTCCGCGCACACGCTCGCGGAACATTCCTCGTGGGGTGGTTTCGTTTTATACAAGGACCCGAGCACAAAGCATATGCTGCCCGCTGTCCACTCCATTTACCTCGCAACGTCATTTCTCTCGTTACGTCGCGTCGGTCCCGGGGAAGATAACTGCCGCAAAAGGGATCGTCGGATGGGGACAAAGATTTGCCAAATTGCTGCGCGAAAACCGGAGAATGGTCTTTGGTCATCGGTTCTAGTTGCGCTCCGATCGATTCCGTACATCGAAGGGAATTGTATCGATGAAAAacccaaaaataattttattttcgatcaaCAACTCTGCGATATTCCGTTGGCCGATTTGCTTAGATCTTTGCGAAGGGTAATAGTAAAAGTACTAGTGCACCACTGATAATGAAACGTGGCGAATCACGTCGCTGTCTTTTGCAGTagaatgaaacgtaaaattcACCACCAATCGAGATAATTCGACAAATAATTCAGATACGTAATCGATGATTGATTAGTGTTTTCGTAAAACGCAAAAAAGCCGTGAACATAAATCCCAGCGCGCGATACGAGGCCACGTAATGCTCAATCTGATTAATCTGATTGGTAACCGATAATTTCGATCGCGAGCGATAAAGAGAAGTTGCCGATAAGCTTGCTTGCGTAAACTCGTTCAACGATTTTTGCCCCTAAGACACCATCACGTGGTTGCGTATGAACGATTAAAATCTCGTCGTTTAATATTCGATGTCCGTGGTAAAACTAATTACCATCGAGAGTTATCTTGGCGATGAATCAtcctataaaatatatgagaattaatttaattgttggTGATGATGTTTCAACCCTGTCGAAGACGATCAGTGGCTCAAAGAGATTATGCAAGCTTGTACGAAAAAACAAGACAAGCGTGGGTGACCAAACGATATGGCGGGGATAACGAGTCTTGAGTAACCTTGAGTCTAGTTGGTTTTGAATCGACTATAGACAGCTATTGGACAATTGTCCAGTGATTCCTTTAGATCCCGTGATACAAAGTGACAATCTTATCGATTCTAAGAAACTCCTGGGAAAAGTACAGTTTCTTTCTGTAAACAAAACACTTTTACGAGTTGCGTGTTTACGTCCACGAGAACAGTCGTGGTAACGAAACCGCTGcgaaatgaacaatttttgaacaGAAGTCGAAAAGCGCTCCCCTCGAGACTCGATAGGACGCCCTCAGGAAATCTAAACCGGTAACAAGATGGCTGCTCGGAAACGGAAACCGGAAGCTTGTCACTCAAGCTACACTGGCTTCCGGCGTGTTCTGAAAAAGGGAAGCGTTATAGAACGGTCCAggagagaaataaaaagggACGAGAGACGGTGAAAGGGGACGTAGCGTCTCGAGTATATATTGTTTAATCGCATTAGACGCGAGTGTGGATACAAAGAGACTCTGCAATCTGGAGCTAGCGTATTCGTCAAGgatcgttaaataaaacaagtaaACTTTTTAGCGCGTCGAAGAACCAAAGGaaatcttgaaataaaatttaattgggaGTGGATTCGActggagaaagaaaaataagatcTTTTACTTGCTTAaggtttgattttattaaatatgaatctgATATATTAGACtactatgtattatatacaatgtacatatatacaaccGATCGATGAAATTACGTACTACCTATTTAAAGGCGGTAAACTGGGATTTTTTTCTCGACTATTCGAGTACGTCACATCCTCGATTCGCCTTCTAtacaattacaatataataccTGCTTTTTTTCCCCCCCATTTGTCAGACAAGTGCACTAAAACAAGAATAATCGTTCGTTTCACAGAATTTCGAAATGCAACTGCGTGGCGCGAGAAAGCATactggaattatttttcatttactttgaAGAGAAATTGTTTCCCAACGTATTATCTCGTTATCGCGATTAAATTGATAGAAAGCGAGGTGTTCGAGTTACATAAGCGACGAACAATCTCTACGAttgcttttgttttcttttctttttttttatttcgggAACACTCAACGGCTGAAACAACCTTATTTGTACAAGTTCATCGTGGAcatgtatcatttttaaagtttctctaatattaatatcaaattttacaagTCTTTCTTCGTCCTTTGACCCGTTCCTTCGTTCGCAAGAAAGTTCGCTGTACAAACTATGATAACCGAAACacagatattttaatttcaatttctttcgttgAACGATCGAAGCAACGATTTAGGTAATCGAAGAAATCgcttaaaatttgttatcgatATAATTTATCCCGATATATCGAACAACGAATGACTCCttaatttcgaatttgtttaatatcgtTAAGTACGAACGCGACGTTTCGAAACACACGCTACACCAACTAATGTCCACGCTACACGTGATCTCttgtacaaagaaaaaaagagaaacgaaagaacTTCCCGAACAATGAATTCACAACTAACAACTCTACTTATCTACTTATTTGCGCTAGATCACTTTCTCGCCGCGACCTGTTCGGTACGTTCGTACAACGTCCACCGATCGCGAGCTATCTTTGGTTTCATACGATATCGCGTCGCTTCCTCGATTCGAGTAGTATAATCGAATCACCGTTAGCTTCTTACGATGATAATCTCTGTTAGAGAAGAGTTCACTCGTTCAGTCCACGTCAAACGTTTCGACCGACGCGACAGTGCGTTGTTCATCAATTGCAACTCGACGGTTGTTGCCTTTCGACTGTCTCTATCGTTATTTAGGACTCTACGTTCACTGTCACCGATAAACAGTATCTACGCTAGTAATACGGTTGACATGTAGAATTCTTACTACAAACAGTAAGGAACATCTCCATTCTGCGCTAtggttcttttttaaaattccgaGACAACCGTTTTCACTGATATCCACAATAGAAAGAAAGATAACGTTATCTTAAGAAAATCGTCGTCTTTAATATCGTGCTTCAATGTCCGTTGTCTTCTTCTGTCTCCGTAATATCAAACTCGTATCTGCACTGGTTGACGTTTACTTGCCATAGTTTGCACTGGTTCTAACGTTGACCTGGATAAAAACCACAATGTTCTCCGACGTATTCACTCACTAACAATAAGTTGTTCACGAATCGTTCTACCGACGCATCTGGATAACATAGCCACTGAAATGCATCATCACGAATCCCTCCCAAGAGTTCAGCTACTCTGCATACGTCTAAACGTTCACAAGAGTTTCTTTTACCACCAATAGGGTTTTTGCATGTACGGTGGCATAGGTACCTGTCCGGTGCTGGGATACGTGGACGGTTCCATTAGTTTTGACTGACAAGGTTTTCCATCTTTTATCAGCAATGGAACGGCGACTCTCCTTGGCGAACATCCGCTCCCACTGGCCTCTACCCTCTCGGTAGCCGCCCTCTTCGTCTTGTACCTGTGGTTCTGGAACCAGATCTTCACTTGCGTGGGCGTCAGCCGGATTATCGAAGCCAGATGCTCCCTCTCCGGAGCGCTCAGGTATCTCTGCTGACGGAAACGTCTCTCCAATTCGAAAGTCTGCGCCTTGGAGAACAAAACTCGCCGTTTCCTCTTCTTGTGCTCCGTCTCGTGGGGTTGAGCGTCGCTCGTCTGTTGCTCGTCCTCGAAATCCGCCGATTCTTCTTCCTTGCATTCGTGGCTGTTCTCCTGCTTCGGGGCAAAGGACAAGTCCGAGATCGCTGGGCTGGTCGAGTCTGGCTGCTGGAGCACTGGAACGGTAAGAACGCCTCGGTTATTCCAAGGTTCGTAGAAACACGTATTTCTAATTCGCTAAGTTGTCGACAAATATCATCACCGAATGGTCTCAAAGGAAACGTATTCGAACGATGAACGACCATTCGCCGACGAGACTTGAGAAATCGATACAGGCTTGCATCTGCCTGCAATCAGCGTTAACAGTCGAAGGGTACTAAACAATGCAGCTGCAAGTTCGGCCCCATTAATTTTCGTAATGACTCCACTTTCTAAACGGTGCTCATCGATTTCAGAACAGTTTACGACGCGATACGTCCAATTCTCTTCGACGTGTACGCGGTTTAATCtaacaatattttgattagCCTTGCGTTAAAGTGGCAAATACCACGGCGACCGAGAGACACGTTAATTTAATGTACAACGACGAGTCCCTGCTTCAGCGAGCACACAATACGCTTTTGTGAGCGATCCCTAACTTGGTTTGGGGAGGGTGTGAAGCAATATAAAGCCTGTTTGATACCGACGCGGCCTCGTCCACCCCATGGGATCGACTGTATCATTTTCATGGGAGATTAGACTCTACTCGCAGTCGTGATTTCAATTAGACACCCGCCACCGTTACTTTCGCGTGTTTAGAGGAAACGATTCGACGATTAATTGCGCCCTCGTTGCCGAAAAGTTACTTGGTACTTAAATTTAGAGAATATAAACGTCGTATTATCTTtacctaaattatttttatcgtaaataattctaaacgTTGTCGTTGAGATGAAAAAGTGAGATACTCGTCGATAAATCGGAACGAATTCCCTTCCTAACTGTGCGATCGAGGAACCGCGACACAATCCACGACAACCTTTTCACGCGTAAATAGGCTTCAGATCGTCCTGGACCCCGATTTCTCGGTTTCACGGTACACGACGAGTCGAGAAAGCGAACAGAGGAGAGATAAGGAAGAGATAGAAAAGAGCCGATTGGCTACCGGTAGATTTTTTGGGCGTGACGATTCCGATTCATCGAGGGCCTACAGGGCTACACGCATCTGTCCTCCGTAGGACATCTGTCCCCCTGTACGGGCCAATCGGTGAACAGCAGCCACAAGGACCTTTTATAGGACCATTAGATCCTGCTTAGCCGACGCGGACCAATTGTAgggtgttaaataaataagggTTACGAGCTGTTCCCCTCCTTTATCAACGTATATTTGCACGAGTTTTGTGGATTGCGTGATTGTATCGAGTTAAGAGGAATCTTTTTCGTTTAGGAAGATCGTGTCTTACGATTAAACTAACGGAGGAATATACTTGGATTAGACATGGTTTCATTCAGAAATAATCTTCGTTAttgtctaataaaaatatacgctATCTAAGATTCTTCTTTCGTATATGTACATCACGGAGACTCGACAGTGTAAAGTATCGATTACATCGATAACATGATCTTTGTACGATTGTGAGTAACTGTGAGTCTTTGCAATTGACTAGACGCCACATGTCTTCGGATACCTTAAAGTACGCACAAGTATCAAAGTTACTGCTATCGTCATACCTAATTTGTCGGGACAATGTAGCTGTCAGAAAATACTCTAATCGAAGCTCTCCGTTGACGAAATGAAAACGATATTATTGCTCACCATTAAGTTCTTCCAAAGGCTGTGGTAAGGTGGCTGGTAACGTTGGACCAGCAGGCCATCCCAGCAGCCCAGGTGGCGCCGGTGGTAGGGTACCTCTGTTGAGGTTCGCGTACAACGCGGGTTGCAACATGGCCGTCGTATGctcgaaaaattgttgatagGCCGACGGAACATCGTTTGCGCTCGGTAGAACCGTGGTGCTTCCTGTAACGAACATTTCGAGAAGATAGTTAAAAGTCTAGATCTTGACCTAATCGTTGGTTCGTTTATATATTAGACTATCACATATTCGTTTGCACCTACCTTGGACCTCCGTTTCCTCCTGAGACGGCTTCGAGTCGAGCTGCAGGATGTCATGGATGTGGAAACTCGTTCTGGGCATCTTTATGCTCTCCAATATTCTGCAACAAAATGTGCAGAGTGTAGCGAAAGAATTCTACGAAGGTCCCACGATTAGCAAAACTAAACAACTGAACATTGTATGTAAATGCAGGCCAATTCAAGATAATTTAACGCGTTCGATCAAAGAACGTAAACAATGGACTGGATCGTCACAGAGGGTCTCATTCGAACGAAAGGATTCCGCGAGTCGAGAAGTCGTGAGCACAAAGGTCGGTTTCGAACGAATCAATCCAATTTTCCAAACTTGGAAGTCGCCCGCGCCGTGACGAGCGTCAAGAAGCCAGCCGGCCCTTTAAGACCAGATTAGACGCGTCTTTTCCGCCAAAGGACAGACCTCTCGCGGGATACCTGCAGTTTTCCTGCAAACAACCTGTCGAGGCACAGAAGCGAGTTTCTGGCCTTCCACTTTAAGCCAAGCGACCTATTATCGCGGCACGTTCGACCACGTTCCTCAATGAAAGCCCTTCTTCGGATCGACGCTGGGCGACCACGAATCTCGATCCCTTCGAGGACAGATTAGTTTATTAGAAATACACGGGTCCGTATTATGCCATTAGTAAATCGAATTACAGTGGAACGTTGATTATTAAAAGGTCGATCAATCTTGGATAAGCTTCTACGAGTTTTATCTTTCGACTTAAAGAGAGCCTATGAGAAAAGCGAGGAACATGTCTGAAAGAATCATTTCACGTCGAAGATCGTTTTCCGTCTAATAACTAAAGTTTCTTGGCCCTCGTTAACGCGATTACGAACTTACGAAACTGCGCgaagtattttaatgaaagaagttgtTGAAAATTCTCCTATTCAGCGGGTTTTAGCTAACGGGACGCAAGCCTGTCCCTGCCATCAATTACATCGTAAATTGCGGCGTTGAAATCACTGGCGATTTCAAcgtataattcaattattgtaTCGACTTTGAATTCGTTTGATTTgcgttgtttttgtttttacgaATTACAGACAAACCATTGCAAACTTTGATCGACGAAACGGCACGCGTTCGCGATATTTGCCAAGGATACCGATAATCGAACAGAAACGCGTCTCGATAAGCCGCGATACATATTGTCGAAGCCACGTGGAAGAATTCGAGGGCCATCAAGATCTCGAGGCGATTACGAGACGACTCGAGTTATCGATGGAATTATCGAGAGACCCCCAACaacttttcgtttcattttcatcccATCTCGAGTTTGTattgcatataattttttagtttccTCGAAAACAAGGATATAGGATGCAATAGATGCTGTATACTGTAATCGCGAGCTACCAGGGgcaacgaaaaatgaaagaaaaattgatcgagTTGGATGTTTTATATGAAACAAATTGCTACTAAATTTCTACCGTAATCTACGAGAGAATACCAACCGGAATGCATGCGGAAATATGCTCCGTGAAAGGATAGCTGGTTTCTAGAATGGGTAACGGAGGATAAGAAAGCTTCGTTACACGTGATAGTCGGTTTTGATGGTTCGTTTACCTATTATTGAAAGCAAGGTGGCTGTACCAGACGTGATTCAAGAGACTGGTCGGATAGGATAGCAGCGACCACGGCAGAATCGTATTCTtgtccgccattttgaaagGGGTATCAGAGAGGTGTTTAGCGGCGTCGGTACATGTTAGGAAACGTCCTCGTTGGTTCGCTCGTTTCGCGCGAACTTGCTCGAAACCGAATATATTTCCTCTTTAATTCTCTCCCTTGAGTTCTCGTTATCTTTTCTTTCTACCCCTCTTTTAGCCTCTGCTCTCTAATCTCTCTCTCGTACCTTCTGTTTACTTTTCACTCGTCCACTTTCCTCCACCTTTCTATTCTGCCTGTCCGTCCTCACTTTTCCAAACACGTCACTCTGGCTACCGAACACCCGACGGTTCAACGATCACTCGTGCACATCTCCTTTTGGTCCACGAACGGTTCCTCCGGGTTCATCGTCCAGGCACACGCGAAaaaatcgcgaaacgaacaAAGACACCACGCTCGATTGCAGTCGACGTCTGAAGGATGAACATCGGACGCGACTGACcgaaccgacgcgacgccgacgcgaccTCCGAACCCACAGACGCGGACGAGTCCTTTTCGCAACGACTAAAGGGCTCTCCTTGTAGTTTTTGAGTGTCCTCGACGAGCACTTGACGGCTAGTGTTCCCTACCTCCGCGCCGTTTCGGCCGTCAAGCACCCTCGAATCCGAGGGCGGATCTTCGCAGGGGCGGAGATTCGGAGCTCACCCCTCGCGGTCGAGCCGCGCGACAGTCCACCCCTCTCGGTGCACCCTGGCACTCCTCGACGAGCTCCCGACCAAAATTTCCACGGATCACTTCCCAGCCACGGCTGCGACGGCAGTCGACGATCCTTTCGACGCCACGGTCGGGAATCAATTTCGATCCTAATTGCCCGCAACTTGCATTACGTCAGACTAAGACGACCGCGATACTGGTTGCCAGCTCGACCGCTGCAATGCTTTGGTAAATTGTAATCGTGGAATATTGTTTCATCTACTGTTTCCGTTTATTCTTTTCGAGCTTCTTTCGTCATTTACATCCCTTCAACGttaattgcaatttcattAGCCTAATAGGATACGAATGTTGTGCAATATTATCGTTGAATATTCGACAAAATACCCCAGTATGAAATACTCTTCCGTGATGCGAATCGCGTAAGATTTGATACGCAAATGAGAAACAGCATTACGACGACAGTCTATACTTGGATTCATGAGTGCAGCGTAGCAGAAGActgaataggaatttattgaaatgcCAAACGCTCGAAGAAGTTTGCGAATCGTAGGGGAGTCGTCGCCCGCTCGAAACGAGGGTCGACTGGCGAACATTCCGGGGGTAAGTTACCACGGGGTGGAGCTTCCGTTCGACCAATAGGAGCGTAGGACGTAGAGAATCCCACAGGAGAAGTGTTTCGGGGGTTGATTTCAACCCTCGCGGCGGACCGACCAATCCGGTCGCTTCATCGATCAGAGCTTTTTACACCGAGAGCATACTTTACGTCGAGTGTTAATGCGAAAGAGCATTAGCGGTGCTTTTACTGTGTCACTTCGATTTTTTCTCTTACCctttcctttcaattttagGCCACTCAtttcctctccctctccctttCCCTCTCCCTTTGCTTCGAAACCGAGATCTATCGATACCCACAACTAGGTTAAAAGCGTTCTCGGACGTCCGCGTCGTCACGATCGTTGCACCATTTCCGCTCCTAGCCATAACTTCGAGACCGTATATTATGATCTGGATATTTGGGGTGTCCTGGGAATACCGATCGCGTTTTCCATGGatcttttgtttttcgaaaCTTACGCATTCTGCCAGGTCATTCTAAAACGAAAAGggtgatatacatatacgacGAGTATATTTCTATCCTTTATCTCCAACATTTTGCCAGGTCATTCTGAATACGTAAATTTTAGTCGCACTTTGAGTTGGCCACTACTTGGAAACGTGTTACCATTCCTTTTACTTTCAACGCTTTGAATTCTCTCTTCCCAAAGACTCTTCCATCGAACCATCGAAACGTTCATCTTGAACACGAGACCACAGTAACGAAGGTGCAATAAATGGATAGCACT
It contains:
- the LOC128873214 gene encoding homeobox protein Nkx-2.2a-like isoform X2; the protein is MANGYDECYDASWHVFPPDYVEDDYRILESIKMPRTSFHIHDILQLDSKPSQEETEVQGSTTVLPSANDVPSAYQQFFEHTTAMLQPALYANLNRGTLPPAPPGLLGWPAGPTLPATLPQPLEELNVLQQPDSTSPAISDLSFAPKQENSHECKEEESADFEDEQQTSDAQPHETEHKKRKRRVLFSKAQTFELERRFRQQRYLSAPEREHLASIIRLTPTQVKIWFQNHRYKTKRAATERVEASGSGCSPRRVAVPLLIKDGKPCQSKLMEPSTYPSTGQVPMPPYMQKPYWW
- the LOC128873214 gene encoding homeobox protein Nkx-2.2a-like isoform X1 — translated: MADKNTILPWSLLSYPTSLLNHVWYSHLAFNNRILESIKMPRTSFHIHDILQLDSKPSQEETEVQGSTTVLPSANDVPSAYQQFFEHTTAMLQPALYANLNRGTLPPAPPGLLGWPAGPTLPATLPQPLEELNVLQQPDSTSPAISDLSFAPKQENSHECKEEESADFEDEQQTSDAQPHETEHKKRKRRVLFSKAQTFELERRFRQQRYLSAPEREHLASIIRLTPTQVKIWFQNHRYKTKRAATERVEASGSGCSPRRVAVPLLIKDGKPCQSKLMEPSTYPSTGQVPMPPYMQKPYWW